Genomic window (Spirosoma sp. KCTC 42546):
ATTTGTAATGAGCATTACTGACCAAGCCAGGCTTGGTAATCCCATTTTTGTTGAACGAAATTAATGCTTGTACTTAAAGATGAAAACCGTAGAGCACGACTTTGTCCAACTTAGGACAGATGACCTTGCGCCCTTTTATAACCTATCCGAGGATGAGCAATTTACACTCATTGAGCTGGCAGCTATAGACGCCCCCATTCAAGTTTTTATTATTGATACTACCCGTAATAGAGCGATTGAATTACGCGATCTAATTCCATCAATTGTAAGCTCCAATCACTACTGTTTAGTTAGTGGGGACTTTTCAACTGAAAGCTATTTTGTTCAGTATCAAGATTATGTGTGGCTTAAGCCAGGTAGTGAGTTTTCTGTGTTGTTAAAGCCTGCTATTCGGCAACGTATAGTGGTTATTATGTTACCTAAAAACACGCTAATTTCTTATCTATCCGTTCTGCCGGACGATATGTCGACTTTTACGCTAGTTCCAGCATCGAAACCCTTTGCGGATCATGTACGGCTTATCTTCTCAGATCATAAAGACCCATTCATTCGGCAATTGCGCCAATATAATGGAATCACTCAGCTTATCCACGATTACTATAAGGAAGCAGAGGACCAGCTTAACTTGAAGCTACACGATATTATTAAAATTAAAGAGATAGAAGCCTTTATATGTCACAACTTATCTAAACCGCTACCTCCTGTTAGCGAGTTAGCTCAACAGGCTGGAATGAGTGTTACACGGTTTACCGAACGATTTAAGCAAGTGTATGGTCAGCCAATTTATCAATATCATTTAGAGAAAAGGCTTGAGTACGCCAAAGAATTACTACAAACGCGAGCTTATTCAATTTGGCAATTAGCTTATATGGTCGGGTTTAAATATAGTGCTGGTTTCAATAAAGCTTTCCAAAAATACACCGGTCAAAGCCCTTCTGCCTTTATAGGAAAATCGATGTAGGCGTACAACGAACTATATAGAATACTAGTGTAGTAGTAATAATGGCTTTAAATTACTTGGCTTCAGGGACTATTAGTAAATTTATTAATTCATACCTCGCACATCAGCCTGCCGTGCGTTGAAAATATCAAATAAGGGACTTTCTACAAAAGAAGTAGTGGAGATATAGTACAGATTTTAAAAGCAAGAATCTCTTAGGTGTCCTCAATAAATAGATGCTTATTGAGATTGGTTCCATTGAAAAAGCGTTTAATCTGAAGCCATGTAAACTAATGGGCAAATTATCAGATAAGCTTGATTGCTTACCCATTCATGTGAAAATTTCACTTTTCAGCCCCACAACTGGACGAGAAAAGGCGTTGTGTCAGAAAAAAACTATAATTGTTGCACAAGTAACGAACTAAGTATACTCCTTGACACTCTGGAAGCCCAAAAGGGTCTGAGGGGGCGAGAACGGTTACGTATGCAACTGAAACTACTAGTCCAAATCTGTAAGAATAACGTGAATACGGGATTAGACTGAGTTTGTTTTGGCCCTGACGGGCCATTTCTATTACCGTAACCGTCTCACGTTAATAATAGTACAGGTTAATCAAACGTAGCCAGACTCGCTGGCTACGTTTGATTATACTCAAAACGAATCTCATTTTTCGCAAACTCCTTGGTAAAAAATCTCCAGAATACTACTGCAAATGATCGACTGCCTTTACCGTACTCGTTCAACTGCGATGGGGAAACATTCGCCGGGTGGACAGGGGGTAGTCGTACAACTTTGGGGAGCAGTATAGGTCACGGTGGTACTGTTACAACCACTCATACTAGCCGAAACGGTATGCACTATGCCATCCGAATTTAGCCCCGTCAATGAAAAACTGGCTGTAGCCTGATTAGCCGCCACCGACACTACCGTCGAGGTACTACCATCACTAACGGTCAGGTTACCAGCTGCCGCATTGCTTAGATCTATGGTACCTGTCAGTGTATACAGGTTGGAAGCCGTATTGCAAAGCCCCGGTATGACCGTTGCTGTTAACGAACAGATAGGGGCTGTTCCAATCTGTAGCATAGCCAGGGGCATAGTAACCGAACAACTCTGGCTATCGGTGACATGTAGGGTCGTTGAGAAACTACCTGACGTGGTGGGTACACCACTGAGAACCCCTGTGCTGGCGTTAAGCGTTAACCCAGTGGGCCAATTATTGCTGTCCATCGAGAAGGTGTACGGGCCAGTGCCTCCGGTTGTGGTCAGGGTGGCGCTATAGGGTTGCCCGACAGTACCGGCAGGCAGGCTGCTCGTCGTCAGGCTCACTGAGCAGGCCGTCGTTGACTGAATCGAAATAGACGTAGCGGTTGTACAGGGACCGGTGATGCAGGTGGTCGAGTAGACGTTCGTGCCAGTGGTGGGGGTGACCACAATGCTGAGCACTCTGTCGCCAGTTGACCAGGCAATCGTGCCGGTACAGCCCACAGCGACCAGATTGACGGGGGTGCCCGCGGCTACCAGGGTGCTACTGGTTTGCAGACTCAGAACCGTGGGCACCATGACCGTCACGGTGCCCACGGCGGTAGCGCTTGAGGCAGCCGTTGTGCAGGTGGCCGTGTAGCTGGTGTTGGTCGTGAGAGCCGGTGTCACAAGGGTGGGTCCTGTATCACCGGTGTTCCAGCTTACGGTACCCGTACACGTAATAGCGGTCAGGGTAGCGGAACTGCCGGCACAGATTATAGCCGAAGAGGCTATAATCGAGGCTGCATCTGTGCAGGAAGCCGGGGCGGTGTAGGTGGCTGTAGCTGTGCTGCAACCAGGCAAGCTCACCGTTACGGTATGACTAACTCCATCAGAGGTTAGGCCCTGTAGGGAAAAGTTGGCCGTGGACTGATTCGCCGTCACCGCCACTACGGTTGAGATGTTGCCGTCGCTAACCGTCAGGTTACCAGCAACTGCATTACGTAGGTTTACTGTACATGACAGGCTGTATTGGTTGGTGGCCGCATCACACGGGCTGGGTGTAGCCGTCGTTGTTAGTGAACAGATGGGCGTGCAGGCAAGAACACCCGCCTGGTTGACACCTACATACTGGCCCTGTTGAATCTGAAGGACGCCATTGTTGGCCGGGACGGCATTAAAACTACTAAACGCCGGGTTGACTACTAACGCGGGGTTTCCATCTGGATTACTCACCTTGAAGGTAAGCGTGCCGATACTGATCCAGTCGGCATTCGTAATCAGGGGGCAACTCGTGGATGAACTATTGAGCACCATCGTCAGATTGAACAGGCCGGGCGTTGATCCATCGAAACTATGGGCATCCCACAAAGCTTGTCCTCCACAAAGACTATTCGTATCGAAATTGAGCGACTGATAGCTAACAAAGGTTAGCGAAGCCGGATCATAGCTTAGAAAAATAGAGGAAGTACCGATCGAAAAGGAGGTGGCATCGCTTGCCCGAATTTGCATCGTGGCCGTATATTGGCCAGTCGCACAATCCAATTGTGTCGAGAATCTCAGGTCGGCAGTTTGTGCCCGCAGCGAAGAGGACGCCAAACAGATTACCAGTAAACCCAACAGGGTGCTAAGTAGTATAAGTCGAAAATTATTCATGATGGTGGTTTAGAAATGACCTCAAATTTGTATTCTTATAGACCGGGCGTTCCTATTTTGGACCGGTTGAGTACCCAGCGATTGAAATCCTGATTATTAACGACTCCATTACCATCAGCGTCGATAGACAGGTAACGACCCACAGCCGATGCATTCACTTTCCATCGGTTATAATCTGTACTGTTGATTACATCGTTGGCGTCATAATCCCCTGAATACATTGCCAGTTTTGCCCCTATGAGCACAAGTTGCGACGTTCCCCGAGCGGCAGTGGCATCGGTCGTAAAATCAACGAGCTGGTTGTTGGCGATGGGTTGGTTCGATAGAATAGCCAGGTGGCTCCGGTGATGGATTGAGGCATAAATTGGTTCCGACACGGAGGAGAATATAACACCTTCAGTTCCGTCGGTATTAATCAGCACTCCATCATTTCGCACAAAGGCGGCTTTCCGGGCCAATACGCTACCCGCTGCATTTCGGGCTACAACCAGCACCCAGTCGGTCACATTGGCCGGGAATGACGAAACTTGTTCAGAGCCCGTGTAAGACCAGGGCATCGACGAATAAGGCTGCTGTTTGGGAATCAGATTCGAAGAAACCAGCAAGGTATGCATCAGTCCAGTCTGGGCATCGGTAAACCCTTCGAGCAGTAGTTTTGCCCGAACTACTATAGACTGCGGACAATTGACTATCAGAACGGAAGTACTTGCCTTACTCGTACAACCAATATCGCTGGTGATCGTAACTGAATAGGTACCGGATGCCGCAACAATGAGGCTGGAACTGGTCTGGCCAGTATTCCACAAATATTGGCTTCCCTGGCTGGCGACAACTGTCAGGGATTGTCCACTACAGGTTGAAGCCGATGAGGGCGAAATACTTGCCGTTACTTCTGTTGGCTGCCCAACGGTTACAACCAGACTTTGGCTACAGGCCGCATTGGTTACAATAGCCGTATAACTGCCCGCCGATAAGTTGGTGAAGGTGCCCGTTGCATTCGACTGGTTATTCAGTGAATACGAGAACGGAGCCGTGCCGCCAACTGCGGTCAGGCTAACAGCCCCATCCTGATTGCCCACACAGTGAACCGGTGTTGCAGCGGCAACCAGGCTGAAACAGGTCGCCGGATTGGGGTTAGGCCCATCTATTACGATCGTGTAGTCTTCCGTTTCTCCATAGTTGTAGGGATCACACGGGCTCACGACTAATCCGTCTGACGCGTATTGACTCCGTAGCCGAAGCTTGGTCGGGCCTGCGCTCGCAGAAGCAGGTATCGTGATCGTACTCACCAGTGAGGGGGCAAGATACTGGGTAGGCGACGACTGAAACAGTCGCTCCGTATCGCTAAAGATGCCATCCCGATTACTATCAAGCCAAATAGATAGATGCTGTTTGATATAACTTCCGGTATTCCCTGTAACAGCACTGGCCGTGAACGAATACACATGACTGGGCTGTGCGTTAAGCTGAGTAGCGGTAAAGTCTGAGTAACCCGCAGGACCAGCCCCCGTTGCCACAGACCGTAGCGTAGACTGACTGCCCGTCAGGATAAAATCATCAATTTTCGGTTTAAAGTTGCTAACGGGCCAGGTATATACGGGTATACAATAAAACAGTCCAGAATTGAGGCTAACGACCTGACTATACTGGCTTGATGCGTTTGACGCTTTGACGCGGTAATAATAAGTCGTATTTGCGGTCAGGTTGCCATCTACAAATGAAAACAAGCCCGGTGACAGACTCCCAATAACCGTAAAGTTCGTTGTCGGTTCGAGCGACCGTTCGATGAGAAAACCGGCGGCATCACTTCCAGCATACGCAAACTGGATCTGTGCCCCACCCGACTGTATACTGGCGACAAGATTTGTGGGAGCCGAAACCGGGTTATTGGCGCATAGTAGCGCGTATTCATTGCCGGGATTGAGCCGCAGACTTATACCGTCTGTTATGCGGGCATACTGCCCAGGAGTAAATGTATAGCCATTGGCACAGGAAAAATAATAGGACATAATATTGGAGACCAACGGCTTGAACAAGTCTCCGTTAGCATCCGTAGTTGTTCCGGAATAAGTACAACCCGACACCGTGGCGCCTGGCCTATTATAGGGGTCGGCAGGTGTATCACAAACAAAGTCTCCGGCAGTATCACAATTGGGGGCGAATGGTCTACCCTGTTGCGATTCGTCGGGGCGAATCACTAATTCACGGTTGGCAACCGTACTACTCTGATTACTTTGAAAGGTATGGTACAGGTTGAAATAATGCCCCAGTTCATGGCTTAGCGTATACTCCGTTACCTGGCTGGCTTTCACAAATACCCGGTTCGAGATAGCCAGCGAGCTTGGAAAATACGCATAACCTGTGGCCTGGTTACCGCCATAACTTAGTGTATTGGTCAGGTAAACATTGATGGCATAGGATACATCGTTTGCGTTAGCCAATAGACTTTCCTCGCTATTATCATAATCGAACAGGGCTGTATTATCGATGTAATGCGGTTGGGCACCACACAAATAAAAGGCCATACCCACCGGCTGATATAACTGGTTCAGTAGTACCAAGGCCTGGTTCAGGCTCGCTACACTGGCCCCTCCGGTTCCATCGCTCCGACGAACGACATGAAACCGAATAGGCATGTATTGAACCTGAGCTGCACGCCGGGCAGATAGGGCTCGTGTACGCTGTGCAAGTAAATTTTCTTGCCGTGTAAGTTGATCGTCGGAAAGCTGGGGCGTAGCGCAACTTTCCTGTGCTATACTCCAGCTACTTATCAAAAGTAGGTGTACAGTTAGTAAGATAGCAATAGCTATAGTAACCCTAAACATGGGTACTAAACATTAAAGTTGAACAATTAGGATACTAAATGTGTGGTATTTGTCACAACACAAACAATGTGCCAAAAAATAAAATAGTTTATAGTAAACAGATTATAAGTCACTATCTATAAACAAAAAAGCGGTGCTGAGACATCTCAGCACCGCTTTTTTGGAATTTAAATTATTTGCTTTTACATAGGAATTGCGCAGTTGATTGCTACCCTTTTGCTAACTACTTCACCTTAATGGGAATCCCCAAGCCGGGCCGGTCGTTTGGTTTGCCGAATGACTAACGGCACACAACTTTCGGGCGGGCAACCGCAAACCGTTGGCAAGAGGATGACCGTTACATCCGTATAACAACCTGATGCGTTATACACCCGAACCGTATACGCCTGATTCACCACTGGATTGGTTAGATTACTCACGATCACTCCACCCGCTGGAATCACCTTAGCGGAGCCCGACAACGGAGCAGACTCATTGAAACTGGTCCCCAACGAATATTGATAGGTATAGGTCGCCTTAAAGCCACTGAGTACGATCTTACCGTTAGCCTGAGCGGTATTACCCGTACAGGTGACAGGTACAGCCACAGCCTGGAAAGTTGGCAAGGTATCCTCTTCCACAATGAACGGGCAGCAACTGAAATCCGGGCATTTCCCGGTAACGTTATCTACGGCTAAGCTATACGTACCGGGTGCAGTAACTTCCAGAACATTGGTGGTCTGCCCACTGATTTCCACATTATCCTTAAACCATTTGTAACTACTACGACCCGGAGCGGCTGTCAACTGGAACAGGTAGACACTGCCAGCGCACATACGGTAGGGTATAGACGTACATGCCGTTGCCGTATCGCCAGGAACAATGGCTGTATTATAAAGGATCCCTGAGCTATCGGCAACAGCCTGGAACGTCAGACTTAGACTTTGGCCAGCGCTAATTGACGCAATTGTCCAGGTATTGACAGGCCTACCTGACGTAAACGTTGTACCAGCAGGAGCAGTAGCCGAGTTAAGCACATAGGTTAGCCCTATGCTGCTGGAATCCCGGACAACCAGATTGGTGGCGGTCGTTGTCCCGGCATTGGTTACTACGATCGTATACGTGAGTACATCGCCGATTTGGGCTTTGGACTTATCAACGAATTTATCCAGCGACAGGGTTGGTGCAATTGTATAGAAGCCTGCATCCAGGGTGGGGTTAAACTCACCCGCAGCCAGTGTCACCGACTGGGTTCTGCCTGTAATCGGATCGGCATCACTGTCTGCTGTAGATGAGCCTACATGGGTCAATGTAGCCGTCATGCCTGCTGGGGCGGTGAAGCCCACTACATAGCTGTTGCTGCTGCCTGGCGTCAGACCCGTGAAACTATATAAACCTGAGGCATCCGTAACGGTGGTGGCCGACGTTCCTCCGTTGGTGTAGAGTGTCACCGTCACTCCCTCAATTGGCGTATCACCTGTATTTTGAATACCATCTTTGTTAGCATCCAGGAACACATAGTCGCCCAAGCCTGCTGTTGGGGTTACGGAACAAGAAATGGGGGCTGCGTAAGTCGTGCTGCTCGTACCACAACTGCTAAGGCTAGCTGAAAC
Coding sequences:
- a CDS encoding AraC family transcriptional regulator, producing MKTVEHDFVQLRTDDLAPFYNLSEDEQFTLIELAAIDAPIQVFIIDTTRNRAIELRDLIPSIVSSNHYCLVSGDFSTESYFVQYQDYVWLKPGSEFSVLLKPAIRQRIVVIMLPKNTLISYLSVLPDDMSTFTLVPASKPFADHVRLIFSDHKDPFIRQLRQYNGITQLIHDYYKEAEDQLNLKLHDIIKIKEIEAFICHNLSKPLPPVSELAQQAGMSVTRFTERFKQVYGQPIYQYHLEKRLEYAKELLQTRAYSIWQLAYMVGFKYSAGFNKAFQKYTGQSPSAFIGKSM
- a CDS encoding putative Ig domain-containing protein translates to MNNFRLILLSTLLGLLVICLASSSLRAQTADLRFSTQLDCATGQYTATMQIRASDATSFSIGTSSIFLSYDPASLTFVSYQSLNFDTNSLCGGQALWDAHSFDGSTPGLFNLTMVLNSSSTSCPLITNADWISIGTLTFKVSNPDGNPALVVNPAFSSFNAVPANNGVLQIQQGQYVGVNQAGVLACTPICSLTTTATPSPCDAATNQYSLSCTVNLRNAVAGNLTVSDGNISTVVAVTANQSTANFSLQGLTSDGVSHTVTVSLPGCSTATATYTAPASCTDAASIIASSAIICAGSSATLTAITCTGTVSWNTGDTGPTLVTPALTTNTSYTATCTTAASSATAVGTVTVMVPTVLSLQTSSTLVAAGTPVNLVAVGCTGTIAWSTGDRVLSIVVTPTTGTNVYSTTCITGPCTTATSISIQSTTACSVSLTTSSLPAGTVGQPYSATLTTTGGTGPYTFSMDSNNWPTGLTLNASTGVLSGVPTTSGSFSTTLHVTDSQSCSVTMPLAMLQIGTAPICSLTATVIPGLCNTASNLYTLTGTIDLSNAAAGNLTVSDGSTSTVVSVAANQATASFSLTGLNSDGIVHTVSASMSGCNSTTVTYTAPQSCTTTPCPPGECFPIAVERVR
- a CDS encoding GEVED domain-containing protein, translating into MPIRFHVVRRSDGTGGASVASLNQALVLLNQLYQPVGMAFYLCGAQPHYIDNTALFDYDNSEESLLANANDVSYAINVYLTNTLSYGGNQATGYAYFPSSLAISNRVFVKASQVTEYTLSHELGHYFNLYHTFQSNQSSTVANRELVIRPDESQQGRPFAPNCDTAGDFVCDTPADPYNRPGATVSGCTYSGTTTDANGDLFKPLVSNIMSYYFSCANGYTFTPGQYARITDGISLRLNPGNEYALLCANNPVSAPTNLVASIQSGGAQIQFAYAGSDAAGFLIERSLEPTTNFTVIGSLSPGLFSFVDGNLTANTTYYYRVKASNASSQYSQVVSLNSGLFYCIPVYTWPVSNFKPKIDDFILTGSQSTLRSVATGAGPAGYSDFTATQLNAQPSHVYSFTASAVTGNTGSYIKQHLSIWLDSNRDGIFSDTERLFQSSPTQYLAPSLVSTITIPASASAGPTKLRLRSQYASDGLVVSPCDPYNYGETEDYTIVIDGPNPNPATCFSLVAAATPVHCVGNQDGAVSLTAVGGTAPFSYSLNNQSNATGTFTNLSAGSYTAIVTNAACSQSLVVTVGQPTEVTASISPSSASTCSGQSLTVVASQGSQYLWNTGQTSSSLIVAASGTYSVTITSDIGCTSKASTSVLIVNCPQSIVVRAKLLLEGFTDAQTGLMHTLLVSSNLIPKQQPYSSMPWSYTGSEQVSSFPANVTDWVLVVARNAAGSVLARKAAFVRNDGVLINTDGTEGVIFSSVSEPIYASIHHRSHLAILSNQPIANNQLVDFTTDATAARGTSQLVLIGAKLAMYSGDYDANDVINSTDYNRWKVNASAVGRYLSIDADGNGVVNNQDFNRWVLNRSKIGTPGL